In the Candidatus Coatesbacteria bacterium genome, TTACCGCGGCCCGTCTTGCGGCGGAACCAGTTGTAGAGGTGGTTGAGGGCCAGCAGGTAACGATAGAAGCCGGCGGCGATGATCGAGGCGCCGCGGTGCTTCTGGATCAGCATGTCGAAGTCGTCGCCGTGGAGGACCCAGTAGCGTCCGCCGGCGGCGGAGACGTGGTCAGCGGTGCGGCGGATCTCGATCCCGCCGAAGTCCACCGGGGCGAAGTCGCGGAAGAAGTCGTCGTGGTTGCCGGGGATGTAGATCACCCGGCTGCCGTACTTGACGAAGGACAGCAGCTTGCGCAGGATGACGTTGTGTTCCCAGCTCCAGCCCCACTTCTGTCCCAGGACCCACATATCGATGATGTCGCCGACGAGGTAGAGGTGGTCGGTTTCGATGGAGTAGAGGAAGTCGAGGAGGATGCGGGAGTTGGCGCCGCGGATACCCAGGTGGGTATCGGAGATGAAGACGGCGCGGTATTTGGTCTTGTCG is a window encoding:
- a CDS encoding UDP-2,3-diacylglucosamine diphosphatase; the protein is MNQQRPPFRSPRLGPDTPPGAVPYGRLDKTKYRAVFISDTHLGIRGANSRILLDFLYSIETDHLYLVGDIIDMWVLGQKWGWSWEHNVILRKLLSFVKYGSRVIYIPGNHDDFFRDFAPVDFGGIEIRRTADHVSAAGGRYWVLHGDDFDMLIQKHRGASIIAAGFYRYLLALNHLYNWFRRKTGRGNYSLSAKIKKGTRNYQRIIKNYELTLTTAARERGYDGVICGHIHIPALKRLRGVEYLNTGDWVESYTAICEDYDGKFSLVTWPVWHRGKPADDVQAELSIPERPTIKRRPRWGDVLGERLGEREGPFD